In a single window of the Sesamum indicum cultivar Zhongzhi No. 13 linkage group LG16, S_indicum_v1.0, whole genome shotgun sequence genome:
- the LOC105178567 gene encoding uncharacterized protein LOC105178567 has protein sequence MKDCQKRWKPNNTDSVIAALMGFDELRPQQPSPEKCRVLSDTYVRKAASVGARPGSLISVRRRNKEIVHGAKGASGEISKFKNDNDLDINSGDTKVKTGIRSPKPAGISVSDSLSGASYDDRRSFGKRIEHRALGNVLGYRQKLEPDLIGDQLGELGIDYTNKSFKFPPEIIDKPRLFPTSTGAFKQELEKVPYNLADVKLDRRSRSGYREQRELRHESQKHHHELTYKELSVNSIVSPGRSCIPCTRAKNRNPLQERHRSKFEDVLVLSCPGENDYKNYGNDQHLSLGQSYLPNELKRQNFERWKTAKSVQAIGISRGGGTLNELLALADKKLMQRNLNLRLGRNGLHSLSSLQSTNSSSSSPSGFSSVDVWEDDCIKSLPVFEFEAIKQILSRGCNLKQDESTVGDNKLEQKVCKKDVLEPKGGSSHKQFKTSSDVNATMLPSSELSEQSNCCFSRFTSENSNPEAYIQGFQDEMNNCSENDTHREIEISQRVSRLLISNVAAPYTNDDAYASVEALVCSRTYGDTQSESNPGILSGEGGHSCYVEEVSSREPSLNEFSEEESSYSNSSRIVPPEFRDNRKKTNQHSPNSVLEPFSAQYSSAFQFLDGIDLQLQLEALNFETEETYSGESVMAVSDDDVSEECFGDVFHDAKTVKRWLGDDESRNFSYLVDVLDEAGFCGMKSLDLETWHSLECPISPLVFVALEKKYDKQTSWQKTERRLLFDRINSGLMGIFNPVVNFHPCAASIKRNLCSSLRRDDVEDELWKMLISQEKETSKSLSNKALEKWFELEEGTTIICTELEKSLFDELVLELASFWD, from the exons ATGAAGGATTGCCAAAAGAGATGGAAACCAAACAATACAGACAGTGTAATTGCAGCATTAATGGGCTTTGATGAATTGCGCCCTCAGCAACCGTCTCCTGAGAAATGCAGAGTACTGTCCGACACTTATGTCCGCAAGGCTGCTTCTGTAGGTGCAAGACCAGGGAGTTTGATTTCAGTTCGGCGAAGGAATAAAGAGATTGTGCATGGAGCAAAGGGTGCATCTGGAGAGATATCCAAGTTTAAGAATGATAATGATCTTGACATTAATTCGGGTGATACTAAGGTAAAAACAGGTATAAGAAGCCCAAAACCTGCTGGCATTTCAGTCTCAGACTCACTGTCTGGAGCCAGCTATGATGACAGAAGATCATTCGGCAAAAGAATTGAGCACCGTGCTCTAGGAAATGTTCTGGGATATCGGCAGAAACTTGAGCCTGACTTGATTGGAGATCAGCTTGGTGAGCTTGGTATTGATTACACAAAcaaatcatttaaatttccGCCAGAAATAATAGATAAGCCTCGGCTTTTCCCAACTAGCACTGGTGCATTCAAACAAGAGTTGGAGAAGGTACCATATAATCTTGCAGATGTAAAATTGGATCGACGTTCCAGATCAGGATATAGAGAACAGAGGGAGTTAAGGCATGAAAGCCAGAAACACCACCATGAGCTAACATATAAAGAGCTATCAGTCAATAGTATTGTGTCCCCCGGACGTAGTTGTATTCCATGCACCCGAGCTAAAAACAGAAACCCTCTACAAGAAAGACACAGAAGCAAATTTGAAGATGTGTTGGTGCTTTCTTGTCCTGGTgaaaatgattataaaaattacgGGAACGATCAACATCTATCTCTAGGTCAATCATATCTGCCCAATGAATTGAAAAGGCAAAACTTTGAAAGGTGGAAAACAGCAAAATCGGTTCAAGCAATTGGAATTTCTAGAGGGGGCGGAACTCTTAATGAACTGCTTGCTTTGGCTGATAAGAAATTAATGCAAAGAAATTTGAATCTGAGGCTTGGTAGAAATGGTTTACACAGTCTATCGAGTCTGCAGTCTACAAATTCCTCATCTAGTAGTCCTTCAGGTTTTAGCAGCGTAGATGTTTGGGAGGATGACTGCATAAAAAGCTTGCcagtttttgaatttgaagcGATAAAACAGATCCTTTCAAGAGGCTGTAACTTGAAGCAAGATGAATCTACTGTGGGAGATAACAAGTTGGAGCAAAAGGTTTGCAAGAAAGATGTCTTAGAACCTAAAGGTGGGAGCAGCCATAAGCAATTTAAGACTTCTTCTGATGTGAATGCCACCATGTTGCCGAGTTCTGAACTCTCCGAGCAGTCTAACTGTTGCTTCTCTAGGTTCACTTCAGAAAATAGTAACCCTGAAGCATACATCCAAGGTTTTCAGGACGAAATGAACAATTGTTCTGAGAATGATACGCATAGAGAAATTGAGATTAGTCAGAGGGTTTCAAGGTTATTGATCAGTAATGTAGCTGCTCCATATACTAATGATGACGCATATGCTAGTGTAGAAGCGTTGGTTTGTTCTAGAACCTATGGTGATACCCAGTCAGAATCAAATCCTGGTATCTTGTCAGGTGAAGGTGGACACTCTTGCTATGTGGAGGAAGTTTCCAGCAGAGAG CCATCATTGAATGAATTTTCTGAGGAAGAATCCTCTTATTCAAACAGTTCCAGAATTGTTCCTCCAGAGTTTCGGGACAACCGGAAGAAAACCAATCAGCATAGTCCTAACTCAGTTCTGGAACCATTCAGTGCACAATATTCTTCTGCTTTTCAGTTCTTGGATGGCATAG ATCTGCAGTTGCAACTTGAAGCTTTAAATTTTGAGACTGAAGAAACTTACTCTGGAGAGTCTGTGATGGCTGTCTCCGATGATGACGTCTCCGAGGAATGTTTTGGTGATGTCTTCCATGATGCGAAAACAGTAAAAAGGTGGCTAGGAGATGATGAAAGTAGGAATTTCTCTTACCTGGTGGATGTTCTAGATGAGGCTGGTTTTTGTGGTATGAAATCATTGGATCTCGAGACATGGCATTCCCTGGAATGCCCAATAAGCCCCTTAGTTTTTGTGGCActagagaaaaaatatgacaaaCAGACGTCTTGGCAGAAGACTGAGAGGCGGCTTCTCTTCGACCGTATAAATTCAGGGCTGATGGGCATTTTTAATCCAGTAGTAAACTTCCATCCCTGTGCAGCATCTATAAAAAGAAACCTTTGTTCCTCTTTGAGACGTGATGACGTTGAAGATGAGCTATGGAAGATGCTAATTAGCCAGGAAAAAGAAACGAGCAAAAGCTTGTCCAACAAGGCTCTAGAGAAATGGTTCGAGCTAGAAGAAGGTACGACAATTATTTGTACAGAATTGGAGAAATCTTTATTCGATGAATTGGTATTGGAGTTAGCTAGTTTTTGGGATTGA
- the LOC105178568 gene encoding chromatin remodeling protein EBS — MAKTKPGRKDLDSYTIKGTNKVVRPGDCVLMRPSDSDKPPYVAKVEKIEADHRNNVKVRVRWYYRPEESIGGRRQFHGVKELFLSDHYDVQSAHTIEGKCIVHTFKNYTKLENVGAEDYFCRFEYKAATGGFTPDRVAVYCKCEMPYNPDDLMVQCEGCKDWFHPSCMGMTIEEAKKLDHFLCSDCSSDDDTRRSLNSFPVSPAAAEEKVEPKRRKR, encoded by the exons ATGGCAAAGACGAAGCCAGGAAGAAAAGACCTCGATTCTTACACTATTAAGGGCACCAACAAAGTCGTCAGAC CGGGGGATTGTGTTTTGATGAGACCCTCTGACTCAGACAAGCCCCCCTATGTGGCGAAAGTGGAGAAAATTGAGGCTGACCATCGGAACAATGTGAAAGTCCGTGTAAGGTGGTACTACCGCCCTGAGGAATCCATAGGGGGTCGCAGGCAGTTCCATGGTGTGAAGGAGCTGTTCTTGTCAGATCACTATGACGTGCAGAGTGCCCACACTATTGAAGGCAAGTGCATTGTGCACACATTTAAGAACTACACAAAGCTAGAGAACGTGGGTGCAGAGGATTACTTTTGTAGGTTTGAGTACAAGGCTGCAACTGGAGGCTTTACTCCTGACCGTGTTGCTGT GTATTGCAAGTGTGAGATGCCTTATAACCCTGATGATCTCATGGTGCAATGTGAAGGATGCAAGGACTG GTTTCATCCTTCTTGTATGGGTATGACCATTGAAGAAGCAAAGAAATTGGACCATTTCTTGTGTTCTGATTGTTCATCTGATGATGACACCAGAAGGTCTTTGAACTCGTTTCCAGTATCACCTGCTGCTGCTGAGGAAAAG GTGGAGCCAAAGCGCAGAAAGAGGTGA